The Constrictibacter sp. MBR-5 genomic interval CGTTGGGCCGCTGCCGCGAGACGGCGGAAATCCTCCTCGGTGCGCCCTGCCCCGTCGACGATCGGCTGAAGGAACTCCATTGGGGCGCATGGGAGGGGCAGCTCCGCGAGGCGCTGCGTGCCGACCCGGCCAGCGGCTTCCGCGAGCAGGAGGCGCGCGGCGTCGATCTGACCCCGCCGGGCGGCGAATCCCCTCGCCAGCTGCAGCAGCGGGTCCGGCCGCTGCTCGCCGAGGTGGCCGCCGCCGGCCGGCCGGTGCTGGCCGTCACGCACAAGGGCGTCATCCGCGCGATCCTGTGCCTCGCCACCGGCTGGAACATGCTGGGCAAGCCCCCGGTCAAGCTCGACTGGGCCTGCGTCCATCTGTTCCGCCTCGACCCCGACGGCACGCCCCGCCTCGAGCGCCCCAACATGAGCCTGGAGCCGTGACCCGGCCCCGCCTCCTCTTCTGGGTCCAGCACCTGCTGGGCA includes:
- a CDS encoding histidine phosphatase family protein — protein: MTLFAVVRHGVTDWNIEGRMQGQRDTALSEQGRALLAKRRLPPEFADFDRICSPLGRCRETAEILLGAPCPVDDRLKELHWGAWEGQLREALRADPASGFREQEARGVDLTPPGGESPRQLQQRVRPLLAEVAAAGRPVLAVTHKGVIRAILCLATGWNMLGKPPVKLDWACVHLFRLDPDGTPRLERPNMSLEP